From the genome of Papaver somniferum cultivar HN1 chromosome 2, ASM357369v1, whole genome shotgun sequence, one region includes:
- the LOC113350127 gene encoding nuclear transcription factor Y subunit C-9-like, translating to MDQQGHGHPPVMGVAQMPYGANPCQANQMVGTTQSGSIPTSGRSTQSPGQTTGFAASPSQLAQHQQLAYQHIHIQQQHQLQQQLQTFWANQFQEIEQTTDFKNHSLPLARIKKIMKADEDVRMISAEAPVIFARACEMFILELTLRSWNHTEENKRRTLQKNDIAAAITRTDIFDFLVDIVPREDLKDEVLGSIPRGGTMPVGGPADALPYYYMNAPQVGTPGMIMGKPVDQAMYAQPAHPYMWPQPPQQQQPPSDS from the coding sequence ATGGATCAACAAGGGCATGGACACCCCCCCGTCATGGGGGTAGCGCAAATGCCATATGGTGCAAACCCATGTCAGGCTAATCAAATGGTTGGGACTACCCAGTCGGGATCAATTCCCACTTCAGGAAGATCCACCCAATCCCCTGGTCAAACAACAGGGTTTGCTGCTTCTCCTTCTCAACTCGCACAACATCAACAACTTGCTTATCAACATATCCACATCCAGCAGCAACATCAACTACAGCAACAACTCCAAACTTTTTGGGCAAACCAGTTTCAAGAAATTGAACAGACTACTGATTTCAAGAATCACAGCCTGCCATTGGCTAGGATAAAGAAGATCATGAAGGCAGATGAGGATGTTAGGATGATCTCGGCAGAGGCTCCCGTTATATTTGCCAGGGCCTGCGAAATGTTCATTCTGGAGTTAACACTTCGCTCTTGGAACCACACTGAAGAGAACAAGAGGAGGACGCTTCAGAAAAATGACATTGCAGCAGCAATTACAAGGACCGACATCTTTGATTTCCTTGTTGATATCGTGCCGAGAGAGGATTTAAAAGATGAAGTCCTTGGCTCAATTCCGAGAGGAGGGACAATGCCTGTTGGAGGTCCAGCAGATGCACTTCCATATTACTATATGAATGCTCCACAGGTAGGTACTCCTGGGATGATCATGGGTAAACCTGTTGACCAAGCTATGTATGCTCAACCTGCCCATCCTTACATGTGGCCCCAGCCTCCACAACAACAGCAACCACCTTCAGATTCTTGA